CCTAAAGCTGTCTGAGTTAACATTAGATCCGAATAAACGCGCGATTAATCCGTCTTTACTTAGTAGCTTTACAAAAGGATTGTTAACCAATTTACTCAATCCCAAGATTGTGTTGTTCTATTTGTCTATCTTCCCCCAATTTATTTCGCCACAACATATTTTAGAACAAAGCATGATGCTAGGGCTTGTTCAGGCGTTGGTTGTGGCTAGCTGGTTCCTTGTGGTCATTATTTTTGCTACGAAGCTTAAAGCGTTGCTGACAACACCTAAAATAGCGAAGTGGTTAAACTATGTTAGTGGTGGACTCTTTGTTAGTTTTGGCGTGAGTTTAGCCAGTACTAGGGTGTAATTTTCTCTTTTCTTTATTTTTGTTAACTTAAAATTTGTTGATTTCTTTCAGCTATTCACTGAAAGAATTCGGTATGTTTTTAACGATCACTCTTTTACCACCACTTGAATCGCTATCATATGGGGAGCCCAGCCATTAGTAGCGACGATCATATAATCATTGTTTAACTCTTCAACTAATTGGATTTTTTGATAGCCAGCTAATTTACGGTTAGCACTGATATACTCATTATATAAAGGGATCTTGTTGTAATCTTTGATGTATGCTCGATTCTCTGTTTCATTAAAGAGAGTTATTGTGTATTGACCCGGTGCATTTTTATTTATTTCTCCAGTACTTTTAGCCTCAATGATATTTTTCAGCCCTGTCTCCGTAAATATGACATTGGACTCAAAGCTATGCTTCTTCACAAACATTTCAAAATGACGTGTTGCATTGTAAGAACCATCAGAAGAGTGGATGAACATTGCTCCATTAATTGCTGCCTTAGGGCCTGTTTTTAGGCTGACAATAATGGACGTCACCATAATAATGAAGCCAAAACAAAAAAATGCGGTCCTAATGTTCATGATATTGAATTTCGTCCTTGATTAACTGAGTTATTAATTCTACATCATCACCACTATTTAACATGAAAATGACATTGATTGGTTTGAGAGACTCTTTTAATATAACGAGAGAAAGTGTGTTTTCTACGTGCATAATAACCAATCTAATAGGGGGATGCGTTTTCTGTAATGCCTCTATATAGGGAAGTAAGCGTAGTGAAACTATTTCCCCTCGCTCTTTGTTATCCCAAAACATGGTGAGGCTGGCACTATCTGTTATCGTTTCTGGAACTATTATCGATGTGGTATCAGGAGTATTGATGTCATGCTTTCTTATCGATGGATAAATGAAAGCAATAAGCAGACAAATAACACCACTAATAAATTGCCATGAGTGTAGCCAACTATATTTATTGCCTATTGAATGGTTAGCCATATCCTTTTGAGCTGGGATAGAGGCATCGTGAGTATTCTTTTCTTGCTCACTTGTATCAGGGGATAATATTTTACCCTCAGCCTTTTCTTCGATCAGAGTACGATCAAAAGTAGGATCATCTATGATCTCAACGACACAGCTGTCTAGCTTATAACCTATTTTTGGGATAGTTTTTAGATGTTTTTGATCTTTACCATTATCGTCAATCACATTGCGTATATTACTAATAGCTTGTGCTACTGAACCTTCAGATACATGCTTTCCAGCCCAAGCATATTCTAATAATTTGTGTTTATGTACAATATTTCCCGAATTTTCACATAATAGAAGCAAGACTAAAAAGTCGTGGCTCCCTATGCGTTTTTCTTCATCTGTGATTGTGTTTTTCAACATGGAGTAATCTGAAATAAGAACCCACTGCTTTACTTTATACATAGACACGCCGATATGTTATTTATCATAAAAAGTATAACTTAATTTTTCATGTGAATTAAGGTGTAGATATAGAGTGGGCATAGACTATTACAGAGAGCGATAAATTGAAAGCATAAACCCTAAAAATCATGAGTTTGAGAATTTTTTGATAAATTTAAAGTTTAATTAATATAGTTTTGATATTTAATTTAGGTATACATAAATTGACCATTATTATTAATGGCTAAGAAAGCGAGGTCAATCCTGACTAAGGGGCACTGTATAGCTTTTAATTAACGGATTGAAAATCACATTTACTTGCTCAATTATGGTGTGTAAGAGAGTGTATAAGGTATGTATGCGTGTGTAAAATTGAGAGGTCTAATAAAGCATTCCTATTTTATTTTTGATACTTTCATTTCTAATATTTACATGAATGAGAACACTGTTATGGTAATAAAAAAATCGTATATAGCCGCAATGATTATGACTTCTTTATTAGTCGGCTGTAACTCTAGTTCTAGAACTAGTTCTACTTCTACTTCTACTTCTACTTCATCAACAGTGACAGTCGTTGGTATTTCATCAGTACCTAAAGCGCTTTCAGATAAATATACGAAAGCGCTTAGGTTTGACCGATATACTGCTGTAATTACACCAAATGGACAGGCAATACATATTATTGCTCAAGATCAGTTAAGCAATAACCAAATAGTCAGAGCTCGTTCGGTTCTAGCTCATTATTTAACGAATTATACTTCATCTAAGTATGGGAGTGATAAGTCTTCGGTTGCTAATAAAATGGCAGGGAATGGTGCGACGTTACTATTACTAAATGGAAGTGATGATGGGAAGAATCCGGCAGCTGAATTAGATGGTCAACCGCTCTATCAAAATGAGATACAAGTTGAAGGAGATGAGTGGTATATCAAGCAAGATTATAAACACCGAGATGCAACATTTGAAGAAATTTTGCATATGGTTCATGACACTGGTATTGGTGTTGACCAAAATGAAGAGTTTATAGGTTCACTACCTGCATATCAAAGCGATATTCGAAGCGCGCAAGTCGGGGCTATGACAGGTCGTATATGGGGTTTGGGCAATGACAATAAAGATTGGATTGTAGAACTTACAGCTGAAAATAGTTTATCTCAGGAGTATTTTGCAGCTGCTATCGACTCTTATTATGGTTTATGGGGCGCTTGGAAACAGAAAGACTTGAACAGCGGAGGAATGTGGGGAATATATCTAGCAAAAACAAGAGCCGATATTAAAACAAAAGATCCTTTAGGTGCTGCTTTAATAGGGGATTTTTTCCACCCTTATTTAACTTACAATGCTCGAATAGATGAAAGTTTCGATGGGACATTCAGTCTTAGGTATAATGAGTTAAAGCCGTACACAAACCATTCTCGATACTTAAAAGACGTTAGTTTAACGGGTAATAAAAACACAAATGTTGTTGTGAATGAACTCGACAATAACATTACAGGGAATTCAGGTAGTAATACCGTTATATTTTCTGGTGATGTAGGCAATTATACAATAACTAAATTAAGTGGTAACTCATATTTAGTTGAAGATCATAGAGATAGTGGTGATGGAAAGGTAACGCTTCAAAAAATAGAAAGCTTGAAGTTTAATGATGCGATTGAAAAATTGTAAATCCAAATTTTTGGAGGTAATATCTATCAATATTGATAGATATTACTCACTTTATTGTAGGAGATCTTAAAGCTCGTTGAACTCATCGAGCCATTCGGTGAAAGAATTAGATACTTGCGTAACACTGCAAGCACCATAGTTAAAAAACCATACCGGCACATCTGTTTGTTGACTTGCACAATCGCTAAGTTTGAAACAAAACATGTTGCCCTTACAATCTGACGCAAACAAAATATGCCCCTTTGGCATGCCGCTCATTTCATATAGCTGTGATAGCGAAGCGACATCTTCCAGGCTTAAAAAATCTTGTACTTCAGAAATATCGGAATTCAAATCACAAATTTTAGTTAATACATTTGGCGTGTGAACCAAGCCATAGGTAGAGATTAAATATTTATATGAGTCCGGTAAAATTCCCTTCAACTTTGATTCAAGCTCTGTAATATCCTGAGTATTGATTGGTACCATGGCGTTTTTACTGCCCCAGTTTTTTACAAATGTATCAATGCTATTCATTTCAAAGTACTCCAAAATCGCTAACGGACTATTACCGTGATTACGATTAAATTCGTCTTAATTTTATAATGAAAACAAGATACACATGATGAGCAGATGATTCAATTTATTATTGATGTATTTATTATTTGTCAGAAAGTATTGCTAAGTAGCGATTAGCTCGCTGTAGATTGCGTTGGAAAGTAGACTGATAATATGTCTAATTCATACTCTAAGTCTTGAGGTAAATAAAACGTCCATCCCTTTCGGACTAATGGCTCAAAAACGTATTTTAAGCATTGAACAACCAAGCAGAGCGACTGCAGAGCATCAATGCCATAAACGTATTCACAAAATGACAGCGCTGTAATTTCAACCTTACAGCGGTAATCTGCACCATCAGGTTCTGGTATACCAATACAAACTTTCAAGGTTAATAAGGTATCATCTGGTTTTTTTGCTACATATTCACTCGTGATCAATTGTTGCTCCGTTATCTTCTTCTATCATCAAGATATATTTTAAAATGCCATATTTATACTTATTGCATGTCTCGTATACAGAATAACATCATTTTTGCAGTAAACGCCGCTGCGGTATTAACTCGAACAGTAGGCCAAACATAGATTATTTTATATGGGATGATAGGCGTATTTCTCAATCACATTCATATTATCAATGAATACTATATAAATCATCAATTAGACTATATGTATTAGTTTTGGCAAAGTAGCGTTATCGGGTCTGCAAGGACTAAACGGATAAAACATAAGGGAAAATACCATGGCGAATAAACAAGGATTTCATAACAAAGATTTACCTGACATGCGTAATGCTTTCAGTTGGGGGTTGAAATTGAGTGACTTCAAGGAGATATTTTTTGTCACGGGTCATGCCGATTGTAACCCGCAATTTATAACTCAACATCCAGGTGATCCAGTTGCACAGACACGTCTTATTCTTGCTCAGATGAAGGACTTTCTAGAAGAGGCAGGATTCAGCATCGATGATATCGTACGCACTGATTGGACATTCGTTAATGAAGTCAGCGGAGAGCAATTTGGTGAAATAGCGGCAGTATGGGAAGAGTTTCTGGTTGATGT
This Moritella sp. 5 DNA region includes the following protein-coding sequences:
- a CDS encoding winged helix-turn-helix domain-containing protein; its protein translation is MYKVKQWVLISDYSMLKNTITDEEKRIGSHDFLVLLLLCENSGNIVHKHKLLEYAWAGKHVSEGSVAQAISNIRNVIDDNGKDQKHLKTIPKIGYKLDSCVVEIIDDPTFDRTLIEEKAEGKILSPDTSEQEKNTHDASIPAQKDMANHSIGNKYSWLHSWQFISGVICLLIAFIYPSIRKHDINTPDTTSIIVPETITDSASLTMFWDNKERGEIVSLRLLPYIEALQKTHPPIRLVIMHVENTLSLVILKESLKPINVIFMLNSGDDVELITQLIKDEIQYHEH
- a CDS encoding LysE family translocator is translated as MTINTLMAFAGIVFLLAIIPGPNALLILYTSLAQGKRFAFVNIVGVGFGFLIHAFVSAQGLSLLLSQSAVAFNLFKWLGVGYLLWLGVSNIKNGLKLSELTLDPNKRAINPSLLSSFTKGLLTNLLNPKIVLFYLSIFPQFISPQHILEQSMMLGLVQALVVASWFLVVIIFATKLKALLTTPKIAKWLNYVSGGLFVSFGVSLASTRV
- a CDS encoding SMI1/KNR4 family protein; amino-acid sequence: MNSIDTFVKNWGSKNAMVPINTQDITELESKLKGILPDSYKYLISTYGLVHTPNVLTKICDLNSDISEVQDFLSLEDVASLSQLYEMSGMPKGHILFASDCKGNMFCFKLSDCASQQTDVPVWFFNYGACSVTQVSNSFTEWLDEFNEL
- a CDS encoding RidA family protein; the encoded protein is MANKQGFHNKDLPDMRNAFSWGLKLSDFKEIFFVTGHADCNPQFITQHPGDPVAQTRLILAQMKDFLEEAGFSIDDIVRTDWTFVNEVSGEQFGEIAAVWEEFLVDVEVKPATGTLRYVQRLGMADMMVEYEMMLAR